Proteins co-encoded in one Fusarium fujikuroi IMI 58289 draft genome, chromosome FFUJ_chr06 genomic window:
- a CDS encoding related to naringenin,2-oxoglutarate 3-dioxygenase, which produces MAIGTNKTANLASVSLAGLLAHDANAINDLVSECKTNGFFYLDFRHPSTSDILKLVEQLSIIGKSMFKMTLEEKEEYSTEKYLPSRLLGYKRAGCSVGPFSGKKDGYESFSIHNNGMFGDDAMIVPQDIDDNLELFKMFMSGVHEYTDCILSILSEALQLPYDLKQCHRKDKPSSANMAMLNYLPWGSSDERIGNMAHTDMGTLTVVFSKSEGLQAMLPGREDWSFIPPQEGHAVVNVGDSLRFLSNGMLASSLHRVVPPPDSAGQDKFSVIYFLRPEFDAKFKNHEGKEINSVEWHNKKYSLFREDSLDAKEHGAMLTGRNEYLGATAST; this is translated from the exons ATGGCCATAGGCACAAATAAAACCGCCAACCTCGCGTCAGTTTCACTAGCAGGACTACTCGCTCATGATGCCAATGCTATCAATGATCTTGTATCAGAATGCAAAACCAATGGGTTCTTCTATCTCGACTTCCGACATCCATCTACAAGCGATATCCTAAAGCTTGTTGAACAGCTTTCCATCATTGGCAAGTCAATGTTCAAGATGACGctggaagagaaggaggagtACAGCACGGAGAAGTATCTCCCTTCGAGACTGCTAGG TTATAAGCGAGCCGGATGTTCTGTCGGGCCATTTTCTGGAAAGAAGGATGGTTACGAGAGTTTCTCG ATTCACAACAATGGCatgtttggtgatgatgccaTGATAGTCCCACAAGACATCGATGATAACTTGGAGTTGTTCAAGATGTTCATGAGCGGGGTTCATGAATATACTGATTGCATTCTGTCCATCTTGTCAGAAGCTTTGCAACTCCCATATGACCTGAAACAATGCCACAGAAAGGACAAGCCATCGTCGGCAAATATGGCCATGTTGAACTACTTGCCCTGGGGCAGCAGCGACGAGAGAATTGGTAACATGGCTCATACTGATATGGGCACGCTAACCGTTGTCTTTTCCAAATCTGAAGGTCTGCAGGCCATGTTACCTGGACGTGAAGATTGGTCGTTTATTCCACCTCAAGAGGGGCATGCCGTGGTAAACGTCGGAGACTCACTTCGGTTCCTGTCCAATGGCATGTTGGCCTCGTCACTCCATCGTGTCGTTCCCCCGCCTGATTCCGCTGGCCAGGATAAGTTTTCTGTCATATACTTCTTGCGACCTGAGTTTgacgccaagttcaagaatcatgaaggaaaagagaTCAACAGCGTGGAATGGCACAACAAGAAATATTCCCTGTTCAGAGAGGATAGTCTTGATGCCAAAGAGCATGGAGCTATGCTTACTGGGCGGAATGAATATCTTGGCGCGACGGCTAGTACTTGA
- a CDS encoding related to selenocysteine lyase: MSYPLLNLRGMDSKSHVDVQNRAAQYARIASFVNADPDEIAFGPSTTGLLRTLTNSLRPNLNADSEIIVSILCHEAGITAWRALAKSLGIVIKWWAPPKVNGYNTDPKLTLESLRPLLTPKTRLVCCGHVSNITGTIEPIKDIADLVHTIPSAMVCVDGVAMAPHRPIDVKSLDVDFYIFSWYKVFGPHISQLYARRRIQQRWLTSLNHYFFEPNALSIKLGLGNHCIELEHSVVPIINYLEDQIGWEPLIAHEQAITGYLLRYLKDNPDLYTVYGSQSSDRNDRVSLVSFSVNGLSSDQVANEIHETSPCRLISGDCWSPRTVYDILGRGDDGIIRVSLVHYNTIDEMRTFTEVLDRAVRRLSHGDSGSVAMHAEAF; the protein is encoded by the exons ATGTCTTATCCTCTCTTGAATCTACGGGGAATGGACTCCAAGAGCCATGTTGATGTTCAGAACCGCGCTGCTCAATACGCAAGAATAGCTTCCTTCGTGAATGCTGATCCTGACGAAATTG CGTTCGGTCCTTCGACAACTGGCCTGTTGCGAACATTGACCAATTCTCTACGTCCAAACCTCAACGCAGACTCAGAGATCATTGTATCTATACTCTGCCATGAAGCTGGAATCACCGCATGGCGCGCCTTGGCAAAGAGTCTAGGTATAGTCATCAAATGGTGGGCTCCCCCAAAAGTCAATGGATACAACACAGACCCCAAGCTCACCCTGGAATCACTGCGGCCACTTTTAACCCCAAAGACAAGACTTGTTTGCTGTGGCCATGTTTCAAATATCACCGGGACAATCGAGCCCATAAAGGACATCGCAGACCTCGTTCATACCATACCCAGCGCCATGGTATGTGTTGACGGAGTAGCAATGGCACCTCATCGCCCTATTGATGTTAAAAGCCTGGATGTCGACTTTTACATCTTTAGTTGGTATAAAGTTTTTGGTCCTCATATTTCTCAGCTTTACGCTCGTCGGCGGATTCAACAGCGCTGGCTGACCAGCCTCAATCACTATTTCTTCGAGCCCAATGCCTTGTCcatcaagcttggccttggaaaTCATTGCATTGAGCTCGAACATTCTGTTGTCCCTATCATCAACTATCTGGAAGACCAAATCGGCTGGGAACCCCTTATTGCTCATGAACAAGCCATCACCGGATATCTCCTTCGCTATCTGAAAGACAACCCAGATCTTTACACTGTGTACGGATCACAGTCATCAGATCGTAACGATCGCGTGTCTCTGGTTAGCTTTTCTGTAAACGGACTTTCGTCTGATCAGGTCGCAAACGAGATTCACGAAACGTCACCTTGTCGGTTGATAAGCGGAGACTGTTGGTCCCCTCGTACAGTCTACGATATCCTAGGACGCGGAGATGATGGTATCATACGGGTAAGTCTGGTGCATTACAACACCatagatgagatgaggacTTTTACAGAAGTTTTGGATCGCGCTGTGCGTCGCTTGAGCCACGGGGACTCTGGGTCAGTAGCCATGCACGCTGAAGCTTTCTAG
- a CDS encoding probable GAP1-General amino acid permease: MSLTNEKNGSSDAPDYKSGTVDPAAGRQSPVDDPEAGATNPLHKNLKGRHMQMIAIGGAIGAGLFIGSGTAFQTGGPASVFLGFLIVGVMVYLMMQALAEMTVLYPINGAFTMYICRFVDPSFGWACGIEYAISWLTVLPFEISAACNMIHFWPGSHGINNSAWIVPLLVALVVIQFFGVRGYGEVEFALSLMKILACIGFIILGIIINCGGVPTDDRGYIGGRYWNDPYSAFLNGFHGFCSVFVTAAFAYTGTELTGLAAAETANPKKEIPKASNQVAWRIGIFYVVNLLLVGLVVPANSPLYGSATTASQGSPFVIAIELAGIKVLPSIFNAVILIAVMSVANSCTFGSTRTLQALAANGMFPKEMAYVDKKGRPIPVVILQLLFGLLAFINLAHNGGTIFNWLLSLSGLTILFVYGGIALAHIRFRKAWAMNGHTLDELPYKANCGVWGSWICLLVCVLALIAQFYVALYPIGGPNLNASNFFQLYLAGPLLIFLYLVWKGYSWIYVPEHRPLFIRTKDIDIYTGMRDISAVGTSAEGEERHQGGAVAYIKNAVRNII; the protein is encoded by the exons ATGAGTCTTACGAATGAAAAAAATGGGAGCAGCGATGCCCCCGACTACAAATCGGGTACGGTTGATCCCGCGGCCGGCCGGCAGTCCCCTGTCGATGACCCAGAGGCCGGGGCGACGAATCCCCTCCATAAGAATCTCAAGGGCAGGCACATGCAGATGATTGCCAT TGGTGGTGCAATTGGTGCTGGCCTGTTTATCGGTTCTGGAACTGCCTTTCAGACTGGTGGACCTGCTTCTGTTTTTCTTGGTTTCCTAATTGTTG GTGTCATGGT ATACCTCATGATGCAGGCCCTCGCAGAAATGACTGTCCTGTATCCGATCAACGGTGCCTTCACCATGTACATCTGCCGCTTCGTTGATCCCTCCTTCGGGTGGGCGTGCGGCATCGAGTACGCCATCAGCTGGCTGACTGTCCTTCCCTTCGAGATCTCCGCTGCCTGCAACATGATCCATTTCTGGCCAGGTTCGCACGGTATTAATAACAGTGCTTGGATCGTCCCGCTACTTGTCGCCTTGGTGGTCATTCAATTCTTTGGCGTCAGGGGATACGGCGAG GTCGAATTTGCTCTCAGTTTGATGAAGATACTCGCCTGCATAGGCTTTATCATCCTGGGAATAATAATCAACTGTGGCGGCGTTCCAACAGACGACAGAGGCTACATCGGTGGAAGATACTG GAACGATCCTTACAGCGCTTTCCTCAATGGCTTCCACGGCTTCTGCAGCGTCTTCGTCACTGCAGCGTTCGCCTACACTGGCACCGAGCTGACAGGACTGGCTGCTGCGGAAACAGCCAACCCAAAGAAGGAGATTCCGAAGGCCTCGAACCAGGTCGCATGGCGAATCGGTATCTTCTACGTcgtcaaccttcttcttgttggaCTTGTCGTACCGGCAAACAGCCCCCTGTATGGCAGTGCGACTACCGCGTCGCAAGGGTCGCCTTTTGTCATTGCAATTGAGCTTGCTGGCATCAAGGTCCTGCCATCGATTTTTAACGCCGTTATCCTGATCGCCGTTATGAGTGTTGCTAACTCGTGCACCTTTGGCTCGACTCGAACGCTTCAGGCTCTCGCTGCAAATG GAATGTTCCCAAAGGAAATGGCCTACGTTGACAAAAAGGGTCGTCCTATTCCCGTGGtcattcttcagcttctcttcgGGTTGCTAGCATTCATTAACCTGGCACATAATGGTGGTACGATCTTCAATTGGCTCCTGTCACTGTCAGGTCTTACCATCCTCTTCGTGTACGGTGGCATCGCTCTGGCTCATATCCGCTTTCGCAAGGCCTG GGCCATGAACGGTCATACCTTGGACGAGCTTCCCTACAAGGCCAATTGCGGCGTCTGGGGTTCTTGGATATGCTTGCTTGTCTGCGTTCTTGCTCTGATCGCCCAGTTCTATGTCGCGCTTTATCCTATTGGCGGTCCTAACTTGAATGCATCAAACTTTTTCCAGCTCTACCTTGCCGGTCCGCTACTGATTTTCCTCTACTTAGTCTGGAAGGGCTACAGCTGGATCTATGTGCCAGAACATCGCCCATTGTTCATCAGAACAAAGGACATCGATATCTACACAGGCATGAGGGACATCAGTGCTGTAGGTACCTctgcagaaggagaagaaaggcacCAGGGAGGTGCTGTGGCATACATTAAGAACGCTGTCCGAAacattatttaa
- a CDS encoding probable taurine dioxygenase, which translates to MSPSQIETTSSHGNGKATHDTKLIKEPLKLIGLLDKYESFSVTPVIGTEFTDANVAEWLKADNSDDLIRELAITISRRGVVFFRAQKDLTNELQMELADRLGRLTGKPESSTLHVHPLQNFNPDEEKHINTITTDQATNPAEDLWKNRPADIRNSWHTDAGYEPNPPDYSILKVVKMPPTGGDTMWASSCEIYDKISPHYRKFLEGLTASFSQRRLPRVAKEKGFELYTQPRGSPNNVGDSLTTTHPVVRTNPVTGWKSLFAVGNHCESINELTPDESKRLLDWFLQMIVEEHDCQLRHRWQNPYDLAIWDNRTVYHTAIFDYAGLGPRTGHRAVGIGEKPYFDVKSKTRREALAMEGH; encoded by the exons ATGTCTCCTTCTCAGATCGAAACAACTTCATCCCATGGCAATGGAAAAGCCACTCACGAcaccaaactcatcaaagagcCTCTCAAGCTAATTGGTTTACTGGACAAGTACGAGTCTTTCAGCGTCACTCCAGTCATAGGAACGGAGTTTACGGACGCAAATGTCGCAGAGTGGTTAAAAGCTGACAACAGCGATGACCTCATCCGCGAATTGGCTATCACCA tatCTCGACGTGGTGTCGTCTTCTTTCGCGCCCAGAAAGACCTCACCAATGAACTTCAGATGGAGCTTGCCGATCGCTTGGGGAGGCTCACTGGCAAGCCCGAGTCTTCAACACTTCATGTTCATCCATTACAAAACTTCAATCCTGACGAAGAGAAGCACATTAATACCATCACGACTGACCAAGCTACCAACCCGGCTGAAGACCTTTGGAAGAACAGGCCCGCCGATATTAGAAACAGTTGGCATACTGATGCTGGCTATGAGCCAAACCCTCCAGATTACTCAATCTTGAAGGTGGTTAAGATGCCTCCAACGGGTGGAG ATACAATGTGGGCTTCATCATGTGAAATCTATGACAAGATCTCCCCTCATTATCGCAAGTTTCTTGAAGGTTTAACAGCCAGCTTTTCGCAGAGAAGACTGCCACGCGTAGCTAAGGAGAAGGGATTCGAACTATATACCCAGCCACGAGGATCCCCAAACAACGTGGGTGATTCTCTCACAACAACTCATCCAGTCGTTCGTACCAACCCCGTGACAGGCTGGAAAAGTCTCTTTGCAGTTGGCAATCACTGCGAGAGTATTAATGAACTTACACCTGATGAGAGTAAGCGTCTTCTGGATTGGTTCCTGCAAATGATTGTTGAGGAGCATGATTGTCAGCTGAGGCATCGCTGGCAGAATCCTTATGATCTTG CTATTTGGGATAATCGTACGGTTTATCACACTGCTATCTTTGACTACGCTGGGCTTGGTCCACGTACAGGTCATCGCGCTGTTGGAATTGGAGAGAAGCCATACTTTGATGTCAAAAGCAAGACTCGCCGCGAAGCATTGGCTATGGAAGGACACTAA
- a CDS encoding related to aldehyde dehydrogenase produces MQAFPNWTQTPVLERSRVLLRLAPILRQSSDEMAIMETRDTVKALSKTSTVDIAGGADRSLNAAMAAGNTMVYKPSEYTPAHGTVLAAIMTEAGCHPGIFNVVKAKVSTGKKFARSAVQGMKYVTMELGGKSSLIVPPNDDIEDALSDAMMENYFASGQICTNGT; encoded by the exons ATGCAGGCTTTCCCCAACTGGACCCAGACACCCGTACTTGAGCGAAGCAGAGTGCTGCTCCGACTTGCACCGATTCTGCGCCAAAGCAGCGATGAAATGGCAATAATGGAAACACGCGATACTGTAAAGGCGCTCTCCAAAACCAGCACCGTCGATATTGCAGGTGGTGCGGAT CGCTCTTTGAACGCTGCTATGGCTGCTGGAAACACTATGGTTTACAAACCATCCGAGTACACACCGGCCCACGGTACTGTTCTTGCAGCCATCATGACTGAAGCTGGATGCCACCCAGGTATTTTCAATGTTGTCAAGGCAAAG GTCTCCACTGGCAAGAAGTTCGCAAGGTCAGCTGTTCAGGGTATGAAATATGTGACGATGGAGCTGGGTGGCAAGAGTTCTCTCATTGTCCCGCCAAACGACGACATTGAAGATGCGTTAAGCGATGCTATGATGGAAAACTACTTTGCAAGTGGCCAAATCTGCACAAATGGAACTTAG